A stretch of the Bradyrhizobium arachidis genome encodes the following:
- a CDS encoding alpha/beta hydrolase gives MTGTDVLKRCFVSLIVLLVGTALAVAQPFTRRSSQEKHDGLKKTYEIANFKIGGKYDLSDPSKFEFGGEGGVTLESLGAGKLKTAYIAIGNAKRNAAGEITNAVVISSYYSGDSTDMYEQWVVGAPLSGGVPIVGPGRPIDTDKYYVIMVDPLGTWGASKPSDGLGIKFPQYSYYDMVQANYRLLRDGLKVSRVALATGVSMGGTQTYVWGVMHPEYVSALMPIGGTTQSDGEDPVGNWTFQMMTAAIQSDPVWQATKGDYYKMPKEKHPMPGVAFGWSILGMTGYDFAFRTTQNWAAVQPEIFYWDTPNEKAGLSVTNRAKLYDAVDLVWRNRVGETHNINPYLGRIQSRTLVMHITNDLWLNFKLAQKAVDRVPGADLIAQESPVAHYGVFPIINQRKNDPKFVAFMDDVAALDRAQKFVDKNYRVPDVAENIDPKKSFWKAFVTYPYPVKFANAKDLRGNSWEIGYMDEYAGTDKDPKVLVIIHGKGAFGGHYGNIMQYALRSGLRVIVPDLPHYGMSGPGNLDKSPARTMQDMREVIYDLVVNQLGVKKAVYLGHSLGGQFVMGYALTWPDAVQALALEAPSGLEEYPRDITIAKDKKARLFDPDLGRDFDKWKSIWDQTGILAAEKARDEQSVRDFFYFKKRDPNTGAVSAAKSGYFFSDSEYARFHTEQRVGMIKGNPKELEQWCNVFIFDIYTIGAELQQDDPKNLYERVTKIKVPIFLAFGDKEPFIPTPAFNGLTDVGRDVITPFMTRMTNAGNRPMLKIYPETGHFIHTDNPVEFSADVVDFVTKGTVDTSSPLGTDRMIKGSVVSALPVAPTPPGAAPTAGLNK, from the coding sequence ATGACCGGGACAGATGTCTTGAAGCGTTGCTTCGTCAGTTTGATCGTGCTGCTGGTCGGTACGGCTCTCGCAGTTGCACAACCCTTCACGCGACGATCGTCGCAAGAGAAGCATGACGGTCTGAAGAAGACCTACGAGATCGCGAACTTCAAGATCGGCGGCAAATACGACTTGTCCGATCCCTCCAAATTCGAGTTTGGCGGGGAGGGCGGCGTCACACTGGAATCGCTCGGTGCCGGCAAGCTGAAGACGGCCTATATCGCGATTGGCAACGCCAAGCGCAACGCGGCCGGCGAGATCACCAATGCCGTCGTGATCAGTTCCTATTATTCCGGCGATTCGACCGACATGTACGAGCAGTGGGTCGTTGGCGCCCCGCTGTCCGGCGGCGTGCCGATCGTCGGCCCGGGCCGACCGATCGATACCGACAAATACTACGTCATCATGGTCGATCCGTTGGGCACCTGGGGGGCCAGCAAGCCGTCGGACGGACTCGGCATCAAGTTCCCGCAATACAGCTACTATGACATGGTGCAGGCCAATTATCGCCTGCTGCGCGACGGGCTGAAGGTCTCGCGCGTCGCACTGGCGACCGGCGTCTCCATGGGCGGCACCCAGACCTATGTCTGGGGCGTCATGCATCCGGAATATGTCAGCGCTCTGATGCCGATCGGCGGCACGACGCAGTCGGACGGCGAAGACCCCGTCGGCAACTGGACCTTCCAGATGATGACGGCCGCGATCCAGTCCGACCCGGTCTGGCAGGCCACCAAGGGCGACTATTACAAGATGCCCAAGGAGAAACATCCGATGCCGGGCGTTGCGTTCGGCTGGTCGATCCTGGGCATGACAGGCTACGACTTTGCCTTCCGCACGACGCAGAACTGGGCCGCGGTGCAGCCTGAAATTTTCTACTGGGATACGCCGAACGAGAAGGCAGGACTGAGCGTCACCAATCGCGCCAAGCTGTATGACGCCGTCGACCTCGTCTGGCGCAACCGCGTCGGCGAGACCCACAACATCAATCCCTATCTCGGCCGCATCCAGTCCCGCACGCTGGTGATGCATATCACCAACGATCTCTGGCTGAACTTCAAGCTGGCTCAGAAGGCCGTCGACCGCGTGCCGGGCGCGGATCTGATCGCCCAGGAGAGCCCGGTCGCCCATTACGGCGTGTTCCCGATCATCAACCAGCGCAAGAACGACCCGAAATTCGTCGCCTTTATGGACGACGTCGCGGCGCTCGATCGCGCGCAAAAGTTCGTCGACAAGAACTACCGGGTCCCCGACGTCGCGGAGAATATCGACCCGAAGAAGTCCTTCTGGAAAGCCTTTGTGACCTATCCCTATCCGGTCAAATTTGCCAACGCCAAGGACCTCCGCGGCAACTCCTGGGAAATCGGCTACATGGACGAATATGCCGGCACCGACAAGGATCCGAAGGTGCTCGTCATCATCCACGGCAAGGGCGCGTTCGGCGGGCACTACGGCAACATCATGCAGTACGCGCTGCGTAGCGGCCTGCGCGTGATCGTGCCGGATCTGCCGCACTATGGCATGTCGGGTCCGGGCAATCTCGACAAGAGCCCGGCGCGCACCATGCAGGACATGCGCGAGGTCATCTACGACCTCGTGGTCAACCAGCTCGGCGTCAAAAAGGCAGTCTATCTCGGCCATTCGCTCGGTGGCCAATTCGTGATGGGCTATGCCCTGACCTGGCCCGACGCGGTGCAGGCGCTCGCGCTCGAAGCCCCCTCGGGCCTCGAGGAATATCCGCGCGACATCACCATCGCCAAGGACAAGAAGGCGCGCCTGTTCGACCCGGACCTTGGCCGCGATTTCGACAAGTGGAAGTCGATCTGGGATCAGACCGGCATCCTTGCCGCGGAGAAGGCGCGCGATGAGCAGAGCGTGCGCGACTTCTTCTACTTCAAGAAGCGCGACCCGAACACGGGCGCGGTGTCGGCGGCGAAGAGCGGTTACTTTTTCAGCGACAGCGAATATGCCCGCTTTCACACCGAGCAGCGCGTCGGAATGATCAAGGGCAATCCGAAGGAACTCGAGCAGTGGTGCAACGTCTTCATCTTCGACATCTACACCATCGGCGCAGAGCTCCAGCAAGATGACCCGAAGAATCTCTATGAACGGGTCACCAAGATCAAGGTGCCGATCTTCCTGGCATTCGGCGACAAGGAGCCGTTCATCCCGACGCCTGCGTTCAACGGGCTGACGGACGTCGGGCGTGACGTGATCACGCCGTTCATGACGCGCATGACCAATGCCGGCAACCGGCCGATGCTCAAGATCTATCCGGAGACCGGGCACTTCATCCACACCGACAATCCGGTGGAGTTTTCCGCCGACGTGGTGGACTTCGTCACCAAAGGAACGGTCGACACCTCATCGCCGCTCGGCACCGACCGCATGATCAAGGGCTCGGTCGTATCGGCTCTGCCGGTGGCGCCGACACCGCCGGGTGCCGCGCCGACGGCCGGTCTCAACAAATAG
- a CDS encoding alpha/beta fold hydrolase — protein MPFLSHGSYRIRYELDGPAGAPAYVLVNGLTQYSELWAAYREALLARGLRIATFDLLGQGASDKPTLFISQDDQVTALHLLVGELGDGPIFLSGISFGGLIALRYAIEHGERISGLVPMSCFAELSPQLLLIGNALRTGLILGGTSYLQDLLLPMNLSDEWLKPLLDKLDSVKRQGWLVNDVYALQNLMESFLDFQPLTPRLSSISVPTMILNGEFDFLTPRHLHETLRVEIPNSSLVIIPKAYHAFTLEKGALTADLLARFADDVLAGRWQGNKAVWIAPDEPGGELTPFPEGYDHLRAVPVKRTP, from the coding sequence ATGCCCTTCCTCAGCCACGGCTCATATCGGATACGCTATGAGCTCGACGGGCCGGCGGGCGCGCCTGCCTATGTGCTGGTGAACGGGCTTACGCAATATTCGGAGCTATGGGCCGCCTATCGCGAGGCCCTGCTCGCGCGCGGGCTTCGCATTGCGACCTTCGACCTGCTGGGACAGGGCGCGTCCGACAAGCCGACGCTCTTCATCAGCCAGGACGATCAGGTCACCGCCCTGCACCTCCTGGTCGGCGAGCTCGGCGATGGCCCGATCTTCCTGAGTGGCATCAGCTTCGGCGGCCTGATCGCACTGCGCTATGCCATCGAACACGGCGAGCGAATCTCCGGCCTGGTGCCGATGAGCTGCTTTGCCGAGCTTTCGCCTCAACTTCTACTGATCGGCAACGCGCTGCGGACCGGGTTGATCCTTGGCGGCACCAGCTACCTCCAGGATTTGCTGTTACCGATGAACCTGTCGGACGAATGGCTCAAACCGCTGCTCGACAAGCTCGACAGCGTCAAGCGGCAGGGCTGGCTGGTCAACGACGTCTATGCGCTCCAGAACCTGATGGAATCCTTCCTCGACTTCCAGCCGCTCACGCCGCGCCTGTCGTCGATCAGCGTGCCGACGATGATCCTCAACGGCGAGTTCGACTTCCTGACGCCGCGCCATCTGCACGAGACCCTGCGGGTCGAAATCCCCAACAGCTCGCTGGTGATCATTCCAAAAGCCTATCACGCCTTCACGCTGGAGAAGGGTGCACTCACGGCCGACCTGCTCGCCCGCTTTGCCGACGACGTGCTGGCCGGGCGTTGGCAAGGCAACAAGGCGGTCTGGATTGCGCCGGACGAGCCGGGCGGCGAGCTCACTCCCTTTCCTGAAGGGTACGACCATTTGCGTGCGGTTCCGGTCAAGAGGACTCCGTGA
- a CDS encoding CoA transferase subunit A: MKAVSVEEAVAMIPPGASVMVGGFMGVGTPERLLDEVVRQKKTGLTLICNDAAIPGKGVGKLFDAALVSKLIATHIGLNPNAQKQMLANQIAVDLIPQGTFVERIRAGGCGLGGVLTPTGVGTLVAEGKKQIEVDGKPFLLETALRAQFALVHAFLADYLGNLAYALTSRNFNPIMAMAADTVIVTAENIVPVGVIAPDHVVTPAPLVDYLIANG; this comes from the coding sequence ATGAAGGCCGTTTCCGTCGAAGAAGCCGTTGCGATGATCCCACCGGGCGCCAGCGTGATGGTCGGCGGTTTCATGGGTGTCGGGACGCCGGAACGTCTGCTCGACGAAGTCGTCCGGCAGAAGAAGACCGGCCTGACCCTCATCTGCAATGACGCCGCCATTCCCGGCAAAGGCGTCGGCAAGCTGTTCGATGCGGCGCTGGTCTCGAAGCTGATCGCAACGCATATCGGCCTCAATCCGAACGCGCAGAAGCAGATGCTGGCGAACCAGATCGCCGTCGATCTCATCCCGCAAGGCACCTTTGTCGAACGTATCCGTGCCGGCGGATGCGGCCTCGGCGGCGTGCTGACGCCGACAGGCGTCGGCACGCTGGTCGCGGAAGGCAAGAAGCAGATCGAGGTCGACGGCAAGCCGTTCCTGTTGGAGACGGCCTTGCGGGCGCAGTTCGCGCTGGTGCACGCCTTCCTCGCCGACTATCTCGGCAACCTCGCTTACGCACTGACCTCACGCAATTTCAATCCTATCATGGCGATGGCCGCCGACACCGTCATCGTCACGGCCGAAAACATCGTGCCCGTCGGCGTGATAGCGCCGGACCACGTCGTGACGCCGGCGCCGCTCGTCGACTACCTCATTGCAAACGGGTGA
- a CDS encoding 3-oxoacid CoA-transferase subunit B gives MDPQIIIARRVAKELKSGNLVNLGIGIPTLVANYVPADLKVFFQSENGLIGTGPIPEQGMAHPTLTDAGGRPISALPGASTFDSAMSFGLIRGGHVDVTVLGGLQVDAHGLLANWMIPGKMVPGMGGAMDLVSGAKRVIVAMQHAAKGKSKIVAKCSLPLTSARPVNLVVTDMAVIGFPDGKATLLETAPGVSVGEVMAVTEAELAVPDNVPEMKL, from the coding sequence ATGGATCCGCAGATCATCATCGCCCGGCGCGTCGCCAAGGAATTGAAGAGCGGCAACCTCGTCAACCTCGGCATCGGCATTCCGACCCTGGTCGCGAACTACGTGCCTGCAGATTTGAAAGTGTTCTTTCAATCCGAGAACGGGCTGATCGGCACCGGGCCTATCCCTGAGCAAGGCATGGCGCATCCGACGTTGACCGACGCGGGCGGCCGTCCGATCAGCGCGTTGCCGGGTGCCTCCACGTTCGACAGTGCGATGTCGTTCGGATTGATCCGCGGCGGTCATGTCGACGTCACCGTGCTCGGCGGTCTCCAGGTCGATGCGCACGGCCTCCTCGCCAACTGGATGATCCCCGGCAAGATGGTGCCAGGCATGGGCGGCGCGATGGACCTCGTCAGCGGCGCCAAGCGCGTGATCGTCGCGATGCAGCACGCGGCCAAGGGCAAGTCGAAGATCGTCGCCAAATGCTCGCTGCCGCTGACCTCGGCGCGGCCGGTCAATCTGGTCGTGACGGACATGGCTGTCATCGGGTTCCCCGACGGCAAGGCGACACTGCTGGAAACCGCGCCCGGCGTCAGCGTCGGCGAAGTCATGGCCGTGACGGAAGCCGAACTTGCGGTTCCCGACAATGTCCCGGAAATGAAACTCTGA
- a CDS encoding MaoC family dehydratase, whose amino-acid sequence MRIFSDFNEIKSALGTEIGASDWIEITQDRINKFADATCDEQWIHVDQARASKEMPGGKTIAHGLLSLALAPMFIRSVIGLKGLRNTLNYGADRIRYLAPVPAGSKLRGRVTIAEAEDVPPDGLRVNYHLVIEIEGGKKPACVAELIGLHYR is encoded by the coding sequence ATGCGGATTTTCAGCGATTTCAACGAAATCAAATCCGCCCTCGGGACCGAGATCGGCGCCAGCGACTGGATCGAGATCACACAGGACCGCATCAACAAGTTCGCCGATGCGACCTGCGACGAGCAATGGATCCATGTCGACCAGGCGCGCGCCAGCAAGGAGATGCCCGGCGGCAAGACGATCGCCCACGGATTGCTCTCGTTGGCGCTGGCGCCGATGTTCATCCGCTCGGTGATCGGCCTGAAAGGCTTGCGCAACACGCTGAACTACGGCGCTGATCGCATCCGCTATCTGGCACCGGTCCCCGCCGGTTCGAAGCTGCGCGGCCGCGTCACGATCGCGGAGGCCGAGGACGTGCCGCCCGACGGCCTGCGCGTCAACTACCACCTCGTGATCGAGATCGAAGGCGGCAAGAAGCCCGCCTGCGTCGCAGAGCTGATCGGCCTGCACTACCGTTAG
- the fabI gene encoding enoyl-ACP reductase FabI: MIPVFPDSKVALKGKKGLVVGIANDQSIAWGCARAFRALGADLAVTYLNDRAKKHVEPLAQALEAPIFMPLDVMVEGQTEAVFERITKEWGQLDFMLHSIAFSPKEALHGRVVDVNRDGFLKTMDVSCWSFLRMAHLAEPLMKNGGTLFTMTYYGSQMVVENYNVMGVAKAALEAAVRYAAAELGPKGIRVHAISPGPLATRAASGIPEFDELMDKAQSKAPSRSLVSIDDVGNATAFLALDGAKLITGGVLYIDGGYHIID; encoded by the coding sequence ATGATCCCCGTATTCCCGGATAGCAAAGTCGCCCTGAAAGGGAAGAAAGGCCTGGTCGTCGGCATCGCGAACGACCAGTCGATCGCCTGGGGCTGTGCGAGGGCGTTTCGCGCGCTTGGTGCCGATCTCGCCGTCACCTATCTCAACGACCGCGCCAAGAAGCACGTCGAGCCGCTGGCGCAGGCGCTGGAAGCGCCGATCTTCATGCCGCTTGACGTCATGGTCGAAGGCCAGACGGAAGCGGTGTTCGAACGCATTACCAAAGAATGGGGACAGCTCGATTTTATGCTCCACTCCATTGCCTTTTCGCCGAAGGAAGCGCTGCACGGCCGCGTCGTGGATGTGAACCGCGATGGCTTCCTCAAGACGATGGACGTCTCCTGCTGGTCGTTCCTACGGATGGCGCATCTTGCCGAACCCCTGATGAAGAACGGCGGCACGCTGTTCACCATGACCTATTACGGCAGCCAGATGGTGGTCGAGAACTACAACGTGATGGGCGTGGCGAAGGCGGCGCTCGAGGCCGCCGTTCGCTATGCGGCCGCCGAACTGGGTCCGAAAGGCATCCGCGTCCACGCGATCTCGCCCGGGCCGCTTGCCACCCGTGCGGCGTCAGGCATCCCCGAATTCGACGAGCTGATGGACAAGGCGCAGTCGAAAGCACCGTCGCGCAGCCTCGTCAGCATCGACGATGTCGGCAACGCCACCGCGTTCCTGGCGCTCGATGGCGCCAAGCTGATCACCGGCGGTGTGCTCTATATCGACGGCGGCTATCACATCATCGACTGA
- a CDS encoding acetate/propionate family kinase, whose amino-acid sequence MDTILVINAGSSSVKFQVFAIEGEGRLRRLIKGQMDGIGSRPRLRANGATGDPMADRAYPIEAIPDVPAAMDVAGEWLRNEARIHPLAVGHRVVHGGPEYERPVLIDHGVVARLERFVSLAPLHQPHNLAPIRSILASLPTLPQVACFDTAFHRTHGPLADYYAIPHQLHAEGVRRYGFHGLSYEYISKTLPQIAPEIAKRRVIVAHLGSGASMCAMKGGQSVESTMGFTALDGLPMGTRPGQLDPGVVLYLMSEKGMSASKVQDFLYRDCGLKGLSGVSNDMRELDASADPQAKLAVDYFVYRIGLAAGMLAAALQGLDAFVFTAGIGENSVGIRARVAEQLGWLGVVLDAAENERHSRLISRQNSLIPVYVVPTDEELMIAQHTLALLMNGHSPSYQHERVS is encoded by the coding sequence ATGGACACCATCCTCGTCATCAACGCTGGCTCGTCCAGCGTCAAGTTCCAGGTCTTCGCGATCGAGGGGGAGGGCAGGCTACGCCGGCTGATCAAGGGACAGATGGACGGTATCGGCAGCCGTCCGCGCTTGCGGGCGAACGGGGCGACCGGCGATCCCATGGCTGATCGGGCCTACCCGATCGAAGCCATTCCGGACGTTCCGGCCGCAATGGACGTCGCGGGCGAATGGCTCAGGAACGAGGCTCGCATTCATCCGCTCGCCGTCGGGCACCGGGTCGTGCACGGCGGGCCCGAGTATGAGCGCCCGGTACTGATCGACCATGGCGTGGTGGCGCGGCTGGAGCGCTTCGTTTCGCTGGCGCCGCTGCACCAGCCGCACAATCTGGCGCCGATCCGCTCGATCCTCGCCAGTCTCCCGACGCTGCCGCAGGTCGCCTGCTTCGACACCGCGTTCCATCGCACGCACGGCCCGCTTGCCGACTACTACGCGATCCCGCACCAGCTCCACGCCGAAGGTGTACGGCGCTACGGTTTTCACGGCCTTTCCTATGAATACATCTCCAAGACCCTGCCGCAGATCGCGCCGGAAATTGCAAAGCGCCGGGTGATCGTCGCCCATCTCGGCAGCGGCGCCTCGATGTGCGCGATGAAGGGCGGACAGAGCGTTGAGAGCACCATGGGCTTTACGGCGCTCGACGGCTTGCCGATGGGCACGCGTCCCGGTCAGCTCGATCCGGGCGTCGTTCTGTATCTGATGTCCGAGAAGGGCATGTCGGCATCGAAAGTGCAGGATTTCCTCTATCGCGACTGCGGCTTGAAGGGCCTTTCCGGCGTCAGCAACGACATGCGCGAACTGGACGCGAGTGCCGATCCGCAGGCCAAGCTGGCGGTCGACTATTTCGTTTATCGCATCGGCCTCGCCGCCGGCATGCTGGCGGCCGCGCTCCAGGGCCTCGACGCCTTCGTCTTCACGGCCGGCATCGGCGAGAATTCTGTGGGCATCCGCGCGCGTGTCGCGGAGCAGCTCGGCTGGCTCGGCGTCGTGCTCGACGCGGCCGAGAACGAACGCCATTCCCGGCTGATATCGCGCCAGAACAGTCTCATTCCCGTCTACGTCGTGCCGACCGACGAGGAACTGATGATCGCGCAGCACACGCTGGCGCTGCTGATGAACGGCCATTCGCCCAGCTACCAACATGAGAGGGTGTCATGA
- a CDS encoding phosphate acetyltransferase has translation MSPDAATTQSPSKYDRLIAAAKAIPPTPTVVVHPCDETSLRGAVDSASAGIIRPLLVGPERKIRETAAKFGLDIAGHEIIDAAHSDDAAAKGVELIHAARGELLMKGSLHTDELMRAVTAKDGGLRTDRRISHVFVMDVPAYAETIFVTDAAINIFPDLDAKRDIIQNAIDLYNQADFGKAPRVAILSAVETVTSKIPSTIEAAALCKMADRGQITGGVLDGPLAFDNAIDVDSARIKGIKSEVAGRAQILVVPDLESGNMLAKNLSYFAKADGAGIVLGARVPVVLTSRADSPRARMASCAVAALYAHARRQKAPTVAA, from the coding sequence ATGTCACCAGATGCGGCCACCACGCAGTCTCCCAGCAAATATGATCGTCTGATCGCCGCGGCCAAGGCGATCCCGCCGACGCCGACGGTGGTCGTGCATCCCTGTGACGAGACATCGCTGCGGGGCGCGGTCGACAGCGCAAGTGCCGGCATCATCCGGCCTCTACTGGTCGGCCCCGAGCGGAAAATCAGGGAGACCGCGGCCAAGTTCGGACTGGACATCGCTGGCCACGAGATCATCGATGCCGCACACAGCGACGATGCTGCCGCAAAGGGCGTCGAGCTGATCCACGCCGCCCGGGGCGAACTGCTGATGAAGGGCAGCCTGCACACGGATGAGCTGATGCGCGCCGTCACGGCGAAGGATGGCGGCCTGCGCACCGACCGCCGCATCAGCCATGTCTTCGTCATGGATGTGCCGGCCTATGCCGAGACCATCTTCGTCACGGATGCCGCCATCAACATCTTTCCCGATCTCGACGCCAAGCGGGACATCATCCAGAACGCGATCGACCTCTACAATCAGGCGGATTTCGGCAAGGCGCCGCGTGTCGCCATCCTGTCCGCGGTCGAGACGGTCACGTCAAAAATTCCATCCACGATCGAGGCGGCGGCACTCTGCAAGATGGCCGACCGCGGGCAGATCACGGGCGGCGTGCTCGATGGACCGCTGGCCTTCGACAATGCGATCGACGTGGACTCGGCGCGGATCAAGGGTATCAAATCCGAGGTTGCGGGGCGGGCGCAGATCCTCGTCGTGCCGGATCTGGAATCGGGCAACATGCTCGCCAAGAACCTCTCCTATTTCGCCAAGGCCGACGGTGCCGGCATCGTGCTCGGCGCGCGCGTTCCGGTCGTTCTGACCTCGCGCGCCGACAGTCCGCGGGCGCGGATGGCGTCTTGCGCGGTTGCCGCGCTCTATGCCCACGCCCGGCGCCAGAAAGCGCCGACAGTCGCTGCGTGA
- a CDS encoding DUF3141 domain-containing protein, with translation MSMDSMKIPDSPMSGLVAAAVEYMVDAGQRSVLFLDIMRRRGDQYRDHVAQTAPHVLQYSAELIMDGRKLDEPVNYALVRIIPPENVEIDMNRRPFVVVDPRAGHGPGIGGFKADSEIGVAMKAGHPCYFIGFLPDPMPGQTIERIARAEAQFIEKVISRHPDADGKPCVIGNCQAGWAVMILASLRPELFGPLIIAGAPLAYWEGVHGKYPMRYSGGLLGGSWLTALTSDLGAGKFDGAWLVQNFENQNPSNTLWTKQYNVYSKVDTEADRYLEFERWWGGHVNLNAEEIQFIVDELFVGNNLAAGKIEMSDGKKVDLRNIRSPIVVFCSEGDNVTPPQQALNWILDCYADVDEIRAYGQTIVYTVHQSIGHLGIFVSGGVAKKEHAEFSSNIDLIDVLPPGLYEATFEAKGDETSSSDLVVGQWVMRCEARTLDDIRAMGGNSPEDERRFAAAKRVSEINLAAYQKFVQPWIRGMVTPQMAEWTQNMHPLRLQYEVFSSQNPYMATVKSLAEKADENRKPVSTDNPFLAFQEQMSKQIVHALDSWRDSQEALSEAIFLNVYGSPALQAAVGIDPNSAPSRRREMSAEHRAMLEKRIADLKARIGEGGLREAALRALLYVGSARGMVDERSIEALRQIRREHGGTRMTLPQFKMLVREQFFMLLLDRDGALAAIPKLLPDDANLRRGAFEAIREVLSASEDITGERASRLRQVAGLFGLDAAEGSERVSNVAPFDPKAKAS, from the coding sequence ATGTCGATGGACAGCATGAAAATTCCGGACAGCCCGATGTCGGGCCTGGTAGCGGCGGCGGTGGAGTACATGGTCGATGCAGGACAGCGCAGCGTGCTGTTCCTGGACATCATGCGCCGGCGCGGCGATCAGTACCGGGACCATGTCGCGCAAACCGCGCCGCATGTCCTGCAATATTCCGCCGAACTGATCATGGACGGTCGCAAGCTCGACGAGCCCGTCAATTACGCGCTGGTGCGCATCATTCCACCCGAGAATGTCGAGATCGACATGAACCGGCGGCCGTTCGTCGTGGTCGATCCGCGCGCGGGCCACGGTCCCGGCATCGGCGGCTTCAAGGCCGACAGCGAGATCGGCGTGGCGATGAAGGCGGGTCATCCCTGCTATTTCATCGGATTCCTGCCGGATCCGATGCCCGGCCAGACCATTGAGCGCATCGCGCGCGCCGAAGCCCAGTTCATCGAGAAGGTGATCAGCCGTCATCCCGATGCCGACGGCAAACCCTGCGTGATCGGCAATTGCCAGGCCGGATGGGCGGTGATGATCCTGGCGTCGCTGCGCCCGGAACTGTTCGGGCCGCTGATCATCGCCGGCGCGCCGCTGGCGTACTGGGAAGGCGTGCACGGAAAATATCCGATGCGCTATTCGGGCGGGCTGTTGGGCGGCAGCTGGCTCACGGCGCTGACCTCCGATCTCGGCGCCGGCAAGTTCGACGGCGCCTGGCTGGTGCAAAACTTCGAGAACCAGAACCCGTCGAACACGCTCTGGACCAAGCAATATAATGTCTATTCGAAGGTCGACACCGAAGCAGACCGCTATCTCGAATTCGAGCGCTGGTGGGGCGGCCACGTCAACCTGAACGCCGAGGAGATCCAGTTCATCGTCGACGAGCTGTTCGTCGGCAACAATCTCGCCGCCGGCAAGATCGAGATGTCCGACGGAAAGAAGGTCGACCTGCGCAACATCCGCTCGCCGATCGTCGTATTTTGCTCCGAGGGCGACAACGTCACGCCACCCCAGCAGGCCCTGAACTGGATCCTCGATTGCTATGCCGACGTCGACGAGATCAGGGCCTATGGGCAGACCATCGTCTACACCGTGCACCAGAGCATCGGTCATCTCGGCATCTTCGTATCCGGCGGCGTCGCCAAGAAGGAGCATGCCGAATTCTCCAGCAATATCGACCTGATCGACGTTCTGCCGCCCGGGCTCTATGAGGCGACGTTCGAAGCGAAGGGCGACGAAACCTCGAGTTCCGATCTCGTCGTCGGCCAGTGGGTGATGCGCTGCGAGGCGCGGACGCTCGACGACATCCGCGCCATGGGCGGCAATTCGCCCGAGGATGAGCGGCGCTTCGCCGCCGCCAAGCGCGTCTCGGAGATCAATCTCGCGGCCTATCAAAAATTCGTCCAGCCCTGGATCAGGGGCATGGTGACGCCGCAGATGGCCGAGTGGACCCAGAACATGCATCCGTTGCGGCTGCAATACGAGGTCTTCAGCAGCCAGAATCCGTACATGGCGACGGTAAAATCCTTGGCCGAGAAGGCCGACGAGAATCGCAAGCCGGTGTCGACGGATAATCCGTTCCTGGCGTTCCAGGAACAGATGTCGAAGCAGATCGTTCACGCCCTGGATAGCTGGCGCGATTCGCAGGAGGCCTTGAGCGAAGCGATCTTCCTCAATGTCTATGGCTCGCCGGCGCTGCAGGCGGCGGTGGGCATCGATCCGAATTCCGCGCCGTCGCGCCGGCGCGAGATGTCCGCCGAGCACCGCGCCATGCTCGAAAAGCGCATAGCCGATTTGAAGGCGCGGATCGGCGAGGGCGGTCTTCGCGAGGCGGCGCTGCGTGCTCTGCTCTATGTCGGGTCGGCGCGAGGGATGGTTGACGAGCGAAGCATCGAGGCCTTGCGCCAGATCAGGCGCGAACATGGTGGCACGCGTATGACGCTGCCCCAGTTCAAAATGCTGGTGCGCGAGCAGTTCTTCATGCTGCTGCTCGATCGGGATGGGGCGCTGGCCGCCATTCCGAAGTTGCTGCCTGATGACGCCAATCTCCGCCGCGGCGCTTTTGAGGCGATACGCGAAGTGCTGTCCGCGAGCGAGGACATCACGGGCGAGCGGGCGAGCCGTCTGCGGCAGGTCGCAGGTCTTTTCGGCCTGGATGCTGCGGAGGGTTCCGAGAGGGTGTCGAACGTCGCCCCTTTCGACCCGAAGGCGAAGGCGTCGTAA